In Methylobacterium aquaticum, the following are encoded in one genomic region:
- the ruvA gene encoding Holliday junction branch migration protein RuvA, translating into MIGKLKGVVDSYGEDFVILDVHGVGYVVHCSARTLQRLPSTGEAAELAIETHVREDMIRLYGFRADAEREWFRLLQTVQGVGTRVALGVLSVMEPGDLATAIATGDKGAVARAPGVGPRLAARLVAELKDKAPAFSPVDPALIQLSGAVEDNTAPQPVADAISALVNLGYAQVQASAAVAAALKGAGEGAAAMEAKTLIRLGLRELAR; encoded by the coding sequence ATGATCGGCAAGCTGAAGGGCGTGGTGGATTCCTACGGCGAGGATTTCGTGATTCTCGACGTCCACGGCGTCGGCTACGTGGTGCATTGCTCGGCCCGCACGCTCCAGCGCCTGCCCTCCACCGGCGAGGCGGCGGAGCTGGCGATCGAGACCCATGTGCGCGAGGATATGATCCGCCTCTACGGCTTCCGGGCCGATGCGGAGCGCGAGTGGTTCCGCCTGCTCCAGACCGTGCAGGGCGTCGGCACCCGGGTGGCGCTCGGCGTGCTCTCGGTGATGGAGCCGGGCGACCTCGCCACCGCGATCGCCACCGGCGACAAGGGCGCTGTCGCCCGCGCCCCCGGCGTCGGTCCGCGGCTCGCCGCCCGTCTCGTGGCCGAGCTGAAGGATAAGGCGCCCGCCTTCTCGCCCGTCGATCCGGCCCTGATCCAGCTCAGCGGGGCGGTGGAGGACAACACCGCGCCCCAGCCGGTCGCCGACGCGATCTCGGCCCTGGTCAATCTCGGCTACGCGCAGGTCCAGGCCTCGGCGGCGGTGGCCGCGGCGCTCAAGGGCGCCGGCGAGGGCGCGGCGGCGATGGAGGCCAAGACCCTGATCCGCCTAGGCTTGCGCGAACTGGCGCGGTGA
- a CDS encoding PAS domain-containing protein codes for MIRDAERTRIAGAALPAMADMVGTWSWDIAADRMHADDVAGSLFGADLDRLAKGAPLRVFAACIHPDDRDAVIARMQQGAAQGGSFVAEFRVRDADGRTLWVLSRARYERDRHGRPARAHGILVDMTGSALSDTAYGHCVDAQPDCPLEQAAEACIAAREALAAADRPFLLRIVDMLLLELGREIGKGLRRAYLRRLS; via the coding sequence ATGATCAGGGACGCCGAGAGAACGCGCATCGCCGGTGCGGCGCTGCCGGCGATGGCGGACATGGTCGGCACCTGGTCGTGGGACATCGCCGCCGACCGGATGCATGCCGACGACGTCGCCGGCAGCCTGTTCGGGGCCGATCTCGACCGGCTGGCGAAGGGCGCGCCGTTGCGGGTCTTCGCCGCCTGCATCCACCCCGACGACCGCGACGCGGTCATCGCCCGGATGCAGCAGGGCGCGGCGCAGGGCGGCTCCTTCGTGGCCGAGTTCCGGGTGCGGGACGCCGACGGCCGGACGCTGTGGGTGCTCTCCCGCGCCCGCTACGAGCGCGACCGCCACGGCCGCCCGGCGCGGGCGCACGGCATCCTGGTCGACATGACCGGCAGCGCGCTCAGCGACACCGCCTACGGCCACTGCGTCGACGCGCAGCCGGATTGCCCGCTGGAACAGGCGGCCGAGGCCTGCATCGCCGCCCGCGAGGCCCTGGCGGCGGCCGACCGGCCGTTCCTGCTGCGGATCGTCGACATGCTGCTCCTCGAGCTCGGCCGCGAGATCGGCAAGGGCCTGCGCCGGGCCTATTTGCGCCGCCTGAGCTGA
- a CDS encoding ETC complex I subunit — MSTARIFRPAKDPTQSGLARTKLWTLEFEQTSPRETEPLMGWTSSSDMLQQVRLEFDTKDEAIAYATREGIAYRVEEPQEALRRGLSYSDNFKYNRTAPWTH; from the coding sequence ATGTCGACCGCCCGCATCTTCCGCCCTGCCAAGGACCCGACCCAGTCCGGCCTCGCCCGGACCAAGCTGTGGACGCTGGAGTTCGAGCAGACGAGCCCGCGGGAGACCGAGCCGCTGATGGGCTGGACTTCGTCGTCGGACATGCTGCAGCAGGTGCGGCTCGAATTCGACACCAAGGACGAGGCGATCGCCTACGCCACCCGCGAGGGCATCGCCTACCGGGTTGAGGAGCCGCAGGAGGCCCTGCGCCGCGGCCTCTCCTATTCCGACAACTTCAAGTACAACCGTACCGCGCCCTGGACCCACTGA
- a CDS encoding Brp/Blh family beta-carotene 15,15'-dioxygenase has product MARRPAPIAAPAGAPLPPGPEAVLPGLGRHLGSCLIPAAALLVAATALLPREAGWAAVLALVIGLGVPHGALDGEVAKPFLAPRFGRAWFPVFAAPYLALTAAVLMAWRWAPDLTLAGFLALSVLHFGSEDAGPGRPAEALVRGGLPIALPALVRPDETARIFAVVTHTAMPVLPDWWTLPAWAWLVLASAWLCLRRPPFETLAELAGLSLAFLVLPPLSAFGLYFVCLHAPRHMRSLADDPARAPAVDGMGRAVVLALPIFGLTLLIGLLLWPTYPQANGVERLLALTLQGLAALTVPHWLLDRWVEGRLRAGDDRGTAPAPSR; this is encoded by the coding sequence GTGGCGCGCCGGCCCGCCCCGATCGCGGCGCCGGCTGGCGCGCCGCTGCCGCCCGGTCCGGAGGCCGTGCTGCCGGGCCTGGGCCGGCACCTTGGCTCCTGCCTGATTCCCGCCGCCGCCCTTCTCGTCGCCGCGACGGCCCTGCTGCCGCGGGAGGCCGGATGGGCGGCGGTTCTCGCCCTGGTGATCGGCCTCGGGGTGCCGCATGGCGCCCTCGACGGCGAGGTGGCGAAGCCTTTCCTGGCGCCGCGCTTCGGCCGGGCCTGGTTTCCGGTCTTCGCCGCTCCCTATCTCGCGCTGACGGCGGCGGTCCTGATGGCCTGGCGGTGGGCGCCGGACCTCACCCTGGCGGGCTTCCTCGCCCTCTCGGTGCTGCATTTCGGCAGCGAGGATGCCGGGCCCGGCCGGCCGGCCGAGGCCCTGGTGCGCGGCGGCCTTCCGATCGCCCTGCCGGCCCTGGTGCGACCGGACGAGACCGCGCGGATCTTCGCGGTGGTGACGCATACCGCGATGCCGGTCCTGCCGGACTGGTGGACCCTGCCGGCCTGGGCCTGGCTCGTCCTCGCCTCGGCCTGGCTCTGCCTGCGCCGTCCCCCGTTCGAAACCCTCGCCGAACTCGCGGGCTTGAGCCTGGCCTTCCTGGTCCTGCCGCCGCTCAGCGCCTTCGGGCTCTACTTCGTCTGCCTGCATGCGCCGCGGCACATGCGGTCGCTCGCCGACGACCCGGCCCGGGCGCCGGCGGTCGACGGCATGGGACGGGCGGTCGTGCTCGCGCTTCCGATCTTCGGGCTGACGCTGCTGATCGGCCTGCTCCTGTGGCCGACCTACCCGCAGGCGAACGGCGTCGAGCGCCTGCTCGCCCTGACGCTTCAGGGCCTCGCCGCGCTGACCGTGCCGCATTGGCTGCTGGACCGGTGGGTGGAGGGAAGGCTGCGGGCTGGAGACGATCGAGGGACGGCGCCTGCCCCGTCGCGATGA
- a CDS encoding spore photoproduct lyase family protein encodes MSRLLTIDTIYHEPTVGTFARGREILDRFPEARRIEVPSHWNIPELHGNAGSVEDWVRIKRSTLVLGVKKGLTSRPNGRSAHFIAPSSSNGCAMACAYCYVPRRKGYANPITLFVNTEAVGRAIQRHAAAQGPLPAPDQIDDRVWVYDIGENGDLSVDALACDSVRDLVGLFRAIPNAKASFATKFVNRDLLAYAPEGKTRIRFSLMPERIARVVDVRTSPMPERIAAIDAFVAAGYEVHVNFSPVILYEGWEEDWRALFRALDAGIGPAARAQLKAEIIFLTHNAALHAVNLRWHPKAEALLWRPDIQETKRSEGGMENLRYRTGWKGRWLTRFKALLAEELPDCTVRYAF; translated from the coding sequence CTGTCCCGCCTGCTGACCATCGACACGATCTACCACGAGCCCACGGTCGGCACCTTCGCCCGCGGCCGGGAGATCCTGGACCGTTTCCCCGAGGCACGGCGGATCGAAGTGCCGTCGCACTGGAACATCCCGGAGTTGCACGGCAATGCCGGCTCGGTCGAGGATTGGGTGCGGATCAAGCGCTCGACTCTGGTCCTCGGGGTCAAGAAGGGCCTGACCTCGCGGCCGAACGGGCGCAGCGCGCATTTCATCGCGCCGTCGAGCTCCAACGGCTGCGCCATGGCCTGTGCCTATTGCTACGTGCCGCGCCGCAAGGGCTACGCCAACCCGATCACGCTGTTCGTCAACACGGAGGCCGTCGGCCGGGCGATCCAGCGCCACGCCGCCGCGCAAGGTCCCCTCCCCGCCCCCGACCAGATCGACGATCGCGTCTGGGTCTACGACATCGGCGAGAACGGCGATCTGTCGGTCGATGCGCTGGCCTGCGACAGCGTGCGCGACCTCGTCGGGCTGTTCCGGGCGATCCCGAACGCCAAGGCCTCGTTCGCCACCAAGTTCGTCAACCGCGACCTGCTGGCCTACGCCCCGGAGGGCAAGACCCGGATCCGCTTCTCGCTGATGCCAGAGCGCATCGCCCGGGTGGTGGACGTCCGCACCTCACCCATGCCGGAACGGATCGCCGCGATCGACGCGTTCGTGGCCGCCGGCTACGAGGTCCACGTCAATTTCTCGCCGGTGATCCTGTACGAGGGCTGGGAGGAGGATTGGCGGGCCCTGTTCCGGGCGCTCGATGCCGGGATCGGCCCGGCTGCCAGGGCGCAGCTCAAGGCCGAGATCATCTTCCTCACCCACAACGCCGCCCTGCACGCGGTGAACCTGCGCTGGCATCCGAAGGCCGAGGCGCTGCTCTGGCGCCCCGACATCCAGGAAACCAAGCGCTCCGAGGGCGGGATGGAGAACCTGCGCTACCGCACCGGCTGGAAGGGCCGGTGGCTCACCCGCTTCAAGGCGCTCCTCGCCGAGGAGCTGCCTGACTGCACCGTGCGCTACGCGTTCTGA
- the proC gene encoding pyrroline-5-carboxylate reductase: MSGERHEAPAHLPASLILVGAGKMGGAMLEGWLADGLPGASVTVIDPQPAPAMAALCATHGIALNPADPGEPEALVLAIKPQGLEAAGPALASLAGPGTLVVSVLAGKTIANLKDRLPRARAVVRAMPNLPASIRRGATGAAASPETGEDQRRTAHALLAGIGLVEWLDSEELIDAVTAVSGSGPAYVFLMAEALAAAGVSAGLPPDVAARLARQTVAGAGELLGQSPEEPATLRRNVTSPGGTTAAALEVLMAEEGLNPLMREAVAAARRRAGELAG; encoded by the coding sequence GTGAGCGGGGAGAGGCACGAAGCCCCGGCGCACCTGCCGGCCTCGCTGATCCTCGTCGGCGCCGGCAAGATGGGCGGGGCGATGCTCGAAGGCTGGCTCGCCGACGGGCTGCCGGGTGCCTCCGTCACCGTCATCGATCCCCAGCCAGCCCCCGCCATGGCCGCGCTGTGCGCGACCCACGGCATCGCCCTCAACCCGGCGGATCCGGGCGAGCCCGAGGCCCTGGTCCTGGCGATCAAGCCGCAGGGCCTGGAGGCGGCGGGTCCCGCCCTGGCGTCGCTCGCCGGGCCCGGCACCCTCGTGGTCTCGGTTCTGGCCGGCAAGACCATCGCCAACCTGAAGGACCGCCTGCCCCGCGCCCGCGCGGTGGTGCGGGCGATGCCGAACCTCCCCGCGAGCATCCGCCGGGGCGCCACGGGAGCCGCGGCCTCACCCGAGACCGGGGAGGACCAGCGCCGCACGGCGCACGCACTCCTCGCCGGCATCGGCCTCGTCGAGTGGCTGGACAGCGAGGAGCTGATCGACGCCGTGACGGCCGTGTCGGGCTCCGGCCCGGCCTACGTCTTCCTGATGGCCGAGGCGCTCGCCGCGGCCGGTGTCTCCGCCGGGCTGCCGCCGGATGTGGCGGCGCGCCTCGCCCGCCAGACCGTGGCCGGGGCGGGCGAGCTTCTGGGCCAGAGTCCCGAGGAACCGGCAACCTTGCGCCGGAACGTGACGTCCCCCGGCGGCACCACCGCGGCGGCACTCGAGGTGCTGATGGCCGAGGAGGGCTTGAACCCCCTGATGCGCGAGGCGGTGGCGGCGGCCAGGCGCCGGGCCGGCGAGCTCGCGGGCTGA
- a CDS encoding cytochrome b: MLDLSTRAPVTIARVEQPRYTATAQALHWLTAALVLAVLPLAWIATSLPASPAKGVYFQLHKSVGITIFAIVAIRILWRVWHPAPPEVYVPRGLAILGRVNHWLLYLVFLLMPASGFVMSAAAGNTTQYFFLFPIPPFMAKNEAVSKLADQIHLAGQYAVYALVTLHVLATAWHLIARRDGLLDRMLPRQDV, translated from the coding sequence ATGCTCGACCTGTCCACCCGCGCGCCGGTGACGATCGCCCGCGTCGAGCAGCCGCGCTACACGGCCACGGCGCAGGCCCTGCACTGGCTCACCGCCGCCCTGGTGCTGGCGGTGCTGCCGCTGGCCTGGATCGCCACCAGCCTGCCGGCGAGCCCGGCCAAGGGCGTCTACTTCCAGCTCCACAAGTCGGTCGGCATCACGATCTTCGCCATCGTGGCGATCCGCATCCTGTGGCGGGTCTGGCACCCGGCCCCGCCGGAGGTCTACGTGCCCCGCGGCCTCGCGATCCTCGGCCGGGTCAACCACTGGCTGCTCTATCTCGTCTTCCTGCTGATGCCGGCGAGCGGCTTCGTGATGTCGGCCGCCGCCGGCAACACCACGCAGTACTTCTTCCTGTTCCCGATCCCGCCCTTCATGGCGAAGAACGAGGCCGTGTCGAAGCTCGCCGATCAGATCCATCTCGCGGGACAATACGCGGTCTATGCCCTGGTGACCCTCCACGTGCTCGCCACCGCCTGGCACCTGATCGCCCGCCGCGACGGCCTGCTCGACCGGATGCTGCCGCGCCAGGACGTGTGA
- a CDS encoding YbjN domain-containing protein has product MTQLNIDDLNRAEHPLDVVERLASLRDWIFDRAETDEMSVAVAGRWAEYHVAFTWIEDVEALHVASAFDLKVPDRRRNEVLRLVSLVNEQLWVGHFDLWNSEHVVMFRHALLLTGGAEPTHGQCETMLKTAVEACERYFQAFQFVIWAGKTAREALDAVLFETEGEA; this is encoded by the coding sequence ATGACCCAGCTCAACATCGACGACCTGAACCGCGCCGAGCACCCGCTCGATGTCGTCGAACGCCTCGCCTCCCTCCGGGACTGGATCTTCGATCGTGCCGAGACCGACGAGATGTCGGTGGCGGTGGCCGGCCGCTGGGCCGAGTACCACGTCGCCTTCACGTGGATCGAGGACGTGGAGGCCCTGCACGTCGCCTCCGCCTTCGACCTGAAGGTGCCGGACCGGCGCCGCAACGAGGTGCTGCGGCTCGTCTCCCTCGTCAACGAGCAGCTCTGGGTCGGCCATTTCGACCTCTGGAACAGCGAGCACGTGGTGATGTTCCGCCACGCGCTGCTGCTCACCGGCGGCGCCGAGCCGACGCACGGCCAGTGCGAGACCATGCTGAAGACCGCGGTCGAGGCCTGCGAGCGCTACTTCCAGGCGTTCCAGTTCGTGATCTGGGCCGGCAAGACCGCCCGCGAGGCCCTGGACGCGGTCCTGTTCGAGACCGAGGGCGAGGCGTGA
- a CDS encoding response regulator — translation MSTTPHILIVEDDREISTLVARYLRGNDCRVSIAGDGREMDRLMADSRVDLVVLDLMLPGEDGLSICRRLRAGSGIPILMLTAKSEEIDRIVGLEIGADDYLAKPFNPRELLARIRAILRRGSAAQGRDDEGVRRHAFAGFVLDAGLRQLLNPEGAQVALTGAEFDLLHAMCLRPGRVLSRDQLLDLTQGRAPGPFERSIDVLVSRIRQKIERDPRNPEMIKTIRSGGYLFTPEVVST, via the coding sequence GTGAGCACGACACCGCATATCCTGATCGTCGAGGACGATCGCGAGATCAGCACGCTGGTCGCCCGCTATCTCCGTGGCAACGATTGCCGGGTCTCGATCGCCGGCGACGGCCGCGAGATGGACCGGCTGATGGCCGATTCCCGCGTCGACCTGGTCGTCCTCGACCTGATGCTGCCGGGCGAGGACGGGCTGTCGATCTGCCGGCGCCTGCGCGCCGGCTCCGGCATCCCGATCCTGATGCTGACGGCCAAGAGCGAGGAGATCGACCGCATCGTCGGGCTCGAGATCGGGGCCGACGACTACCTCGCCAAGCCCTTCAACCCGCGCGAACTGCTCGCCCGCATCCGGGCGATCCTGCGCCGCGGCTCCGCCGCGCAGGGGCGCGACGACGAGGGCGTGCGCCGCCACGCCTTCGCGGGCTTCGTGCTCGATGCCGGCCTGCGCCAGCTCCTCAACCCGGAGGGCGCCCAGGTGGCGCTGACGGGCGCCGAGTTCGACCTCCTGCACGCGATGTGCCTGCGGCCGGGCCGGGTGCTCTCCCGCGACCAGCTCCTCGACCTGACGCAGGGCCGCGCGCCGGGGCCGTTCGAGCGCAGCATCGACGTGCTGGTGAGCCGCATCCGCCAGAAGATCGAGCGCGATCCGCGCAACCCGGAGATGATCAAGACCATCCGCTCCGGCGGCTACCTGTTCACGCCGGAGGTGGTCTCGACATGA
- a CDS encoding transposase, with amino-acid sequence MDAPDGIISARVRSSDTEARIKAEARADAVAQRLMTIPFVGPMIAHATVAAIGEGQQFGSARDYAAWLGLTRRTSASGQTRRTRRISKAGDQRLRRLYVLGRRWRWRPSWRAPSGRS; translated from the coding sequence GTGGACGCCCCCGACGGCATCATCAGTGCCAGGGTGAGGTCGTCTGACACCGAAGCGCGGATCAAGGCCGAGGCCAGGGCGGACGCGGTGGCGCAACGGCTGATGACGATCCCGTTCGTCGGGCCGATGATCGCGCACGCGACCGTGGCGGCGATCGGCGAGGGCCAGCAGTTCGGCAGCGCGCGCGACTATGCGGCGTGGCTGGGACTGACGCGACGCACCTCCGCCAGCGGGCAGACGCGACGCACGAGGCGGATCAGCAAGGCGGGCGACCAGCGGCTGCGCCGGCTCTACGTGCTGGGGCGGCGGTGGCGCTGGCGGCCAAGCTGGCGCGCACCGTCTGGGCGATCCTGA
- a CDS encoding bacteriorhodopsin gives MTPQFWLWLGFAGMSVGAALILFIGKRRTHAEEADTIIHGLVPIIAACSYLAMASGQGSVMLPAGPDAGTATRAFYFARYIDWSFTTPLLLLGLANTAMHSGMRRPAIVWGMIGSDLIMIVTAFVFGLTQVAWLKWTWFAISCGAFLAVYYGIFVQLREENARERDDVRATFLRNALFLSVVWLAYPVVLLLGDDGLGLLGPALGLGIIAVLDLTAKVAYGLMATVQTARRVDRDLAEGKVAVRPHLAAAE, from the coding sequence ATGACCCCTCAGTTCTGGCTCTGGCTCGGCTTTGCCGGCATGAGCGTGGGCGCCGCCCTCATCCTGTTCATCGGCAAGCGCCGCACCCATGCCGAGGAGGCCGACACCATCATCCACGGCCTCGTGCCGATCATCGCCGCCTGCTCGTACCTGGCGATGGCCTCGGGCCAGGGCAGCGTGATGCTGCCGGCCGGGCCGGATGCCGGAACGGCGACCCGGGCCTTCTACTTCGCCCGCTACATCGACTGGTCGTTCACCACCCCGCTGCTGCTGCTCGGGCTCGCGAACACCGCGATGCATAGCGGCATGCGCCGCCCCGCGATCGTCTGGGGCATGATCGGCTCCGACCTGATCATGATCGTCACCGCCTTCGTGTTCGGCCTGACCCAGGTGGCATGGCTGAAATGGACCTGGTTCGCGATCTCCTGCGGCGCCTTCCTGGCGGTCTATTACGGGATCTTCGTGCAGCTGCGCGAGGAGAACGCCCGCGAGCGCGATGACGTCCGCGCCACCTTCCTGCGCAACGCCCTGTTCCTGTCGGTGGTCTGGCTCGCCTACCCGGTCGTGCTCCTCCTCGGAGACGACGGCCTCGGCCTGCTCGGGCCGGCGCTCGGCCTCGGCATCATCGCGGTGCTCGATCTCACCGCGAAGGTCGCCTACGGCCTGATGGCGACGGTGCAGACCGCCAGGCGCGTCGACCGCGACCTCGCCGAGGGCAAGGTGGCGGTGCGCCCCCACCTCGCGGCGGCGGAGTAG
- a CDS encoding TetR/AcrR family transcriptional regulator, producing the protein MARTPKASDVTTSGEQPEPARLPPREAIVEALMRLAAEQPWNDIEIADIAREAGVTLAEFRDAYPSKGAVLGGFARMIDKQVLDGASDDLDDEPTRERLFDVLMRRLDAMDPYKPALRRIAFALRGDLLSLAALNQVALNSQRFMLASAGISTEGPLGRVKLQGVAIAFARVMEVWLEDDDPALARTMAALDREIRNGERFMERAEDVRRLTAPFRALAQSLAEGGRRRRRRDRDDRNEDEGNPLGGDPAAAI; encoded by the coding sequence ATGGCCCGCACTCCCAAGGCGTCCGACGTCACGACGTCCGGCGAGCAGCCGGAGCCCGCCCGCCTGCCGCCGCGGGAGGCGATCGTCGAGGCGCTGATGCGGCTGGCCGCCGAGCAGCCCTGGAACGACATCGAGATCGCCGACATCGCCCGCGAGGCCGGGGTGACCCTGGCCGAGTTCCGGGACGCCTACCCCTCGAAGGGGGCGGTGCTCGGGGGCTTCGCCCGCATGATCGACAAGCAGGTGCTGGACGGTGCCAGCGACGACCTCGACGACGAGCCGACCCGCGAGCGGCTGTTCGACGTGCTGATGCGCCGCCTCGACGCGATGGATCCCTACAAGCCGGCCCTGCGCCGCATCGCCTTCGCCCTGCGCGGCGATCTGCTGTCGCTGGCCGCCCTCAACCAGGTGGCGCTCAACTCGCAGCGCTTCATGCTGGCCTCCGCCGGCATCAGCACCGAGGGGCCGCTCGGCCGGGTCAAGCTCCAGGGTGTGGCGATCGCCTTCGCCCGCGTGATGGAGGTCTGGCTCGAGGACGACGACCCGGCGCTGGCCCGCACCATGGCGGCCCTCGACCGCGAGATCCGCAACGGCGAGCGCTTCATGGAGCGCGCCGAGGACGTGCGCCGCCTGACCGCGCCGTTCCGGGCGCTCGCCCAGTCCCTGGCCGAGGGCGGACGCCGCCGGCGCCGGCGCGATCGGGACGACCGCAACGAGGACGAGGGCAATCCGCTCGGGGGCGATCCGGCGGCGGCGATCTGA
- a CDS encoding ATP-binding protein, which produces MTGRGPLTGRIAGQLALLVVAAIVVTHVVVTVAFLLLRPELRRSEERPSALANRLVTVVHMVAAAPPEDRADVVAAARHSASALHLTLLPANAPNAPPPSGADVPEITGLRAALGPGYGLAADHLPAGALHLRIAGPGGLQLTADLPPLPLPHPPLTSAVLITLVFLALSLTLLSIWATRALTAPLARLAEAAEAFGTATEARPLPERGPEEVLAVSRALGRMRDRVLRLIDDRTHMLAAISHDLRTPITRLRLRAEFLEDETLRRQFLRDLDQMNALVEAALSFVRDGQSRAGQNLVDLASVVQTVCDGFADIGEAVREEEVRDQDRRPALVRGSSGELQRALTNLIDNAVKYAGGATVRLVEAEPGRVAVEILDEGPGIPEEERALMLQPFVRGDRARTLNEAGGFGLGLSIATAIAQSHGGTFTLTNREPRGLCVRLELPRAVGTVPRQNAAQAA; this is translated from the coding sequence ATGACCGGGCGGGGGCCGCTCACCGGCCGCATCGCCGGGCAGCTCGCCCTGCTGGTGGTCGCCGCGATCGTCGTCACCCACGTGGTCGTGACGGTGGCCTTCCTGCTCCTGCGCCCGGAGCTGCGCCGTTCCGAGGAACGGCCGAGCGCGCTGGCCAACCGCCTCGTCACCGTCGTCCACATGGTGGCGGCGGCCCCGCCCGAGGACCGGGCCGACGTGGTGGCGGCGGCCCGCCACAGCGCGTCGGCGCTGCACCTGACCCTGCTGCCCGCCAACGCGCCGAATGCCCCGCCCCCGTCGGGCGCCGACGTGCCGGAGATCACCGGCCTGCGGGCGGCCCTCGGACCCGGCTACGGCCTTGCGGCGGATCATCTGCCGGCGGGCGCCCTGCACCTGCGCATCGCCGGGCCGGGCGGGCTCCAGCTCACCGCCGACCTGCCGCCCCTGCCGCTGCCGCACCCGCCGCTGACCAGCGCGGTGCTGATCACCCTGGTCTTCCTCGCGCTCTCGCTCACCCTGCTGTCGATCTGGGCGACGCGGGCGCTCACCGCGCCGCTGGCGCGGCTCGCGGAAGCCGCGGAGGCCTTCGGCACCGCCACCGAGGCGCGGCCGCTGCCGGAGCGCGGCCCCGAGGAGGTGCTGGCGGTGTCTCGCGCGCTCGGCCGGATGCGCGACCGGGTCCTGCGCCTGATCGACGACCGCACCCACATGCTGGCGGCGATCAGCCACGACCTGCGCACCCCGATCACCCGCCTGCGCCTCCGGGCGGAGTTCCTGGAGGACGAGACCCTGCGCCGGCAGTTCCTGCGCGACCTCGACCAGATGAACGCGCTGGTGGAGGCGGCCCTGTCCTTCGTCCGCGACGGCCAGTCGCGCGCGGGCCAGAATCTCGTCGATCTCGCCTCGGTGGTGCAGACGGTCTGCGACGGATTCGCCGATATCGGCGAGGCGGTGCGGGAGGAGGAAGTGCGGGATCAGGACCGTCGGCCGGCCCTGGTGCGCGGCTCGTCCGGCGAGTTGCAGCGGGCGCTGACCAACCTGATCGACAACGCGGTGAAATATGCCGGCGGCGCCACCGTTCGCCTCGTCGAGGCCGAGCCAGGCCGCGTCGCGGTCGAGATCCTGGACGAGGGGCCGGGCATCCCGGAGGAGGAGCGCGCCCTGATGCTCCAGCCCTTCGTGCGCGGCGACCGCGCCCGCACCCTCAACGAGGCCGGCGGCTTCGGCCTCGGCCTGTCGATCGCGACCGCCATCGCCCAGTCGCATGGCGGGACGTTCACCCTGACGAACCGCGAGCCGCGCGGCCTGTGCGTGCGCCTCGAACTGCCGCGGGCCGTCGGCACGGTGCCGCGCCAGAACGCGGCGCAGGCCGCGTAG
- a CDS encoding accessory factor UbiK family protein, giving the protein MQQNRLFDDFARLMTDAAGAAQGVRREAETMVKAQAERLLRDMDVATREEVEVLRDLVASLRAQNDALTARVAALEAKGTVPGAASGTATA; this is encoded by the coding sequence ATGCAGCAGAACCGCCTGTTCGACGATTTCGCCCGCCTGATGACCGATGCCGCCGGCGCGGCCCAAGGGGTGCGCCGCGAGGCCGAGACGATGGTCAAGGCGCAGGCCGAGCGCCTGCTGCGCGACATGGACGTCGCCACCCGCGAGGAGGTGGAGGTGCTGCGCGACCTCGTCGCGTCCCTGCGCGCCCAGAACGACGCCCTGACCGCCCGCGTCGCCGCGCTCGAGGCCAAGGGTACGGTCCCGGGTGCCGCGTCCGGCACGGCGACGGCCTGA